The Mesorhizobium sp. M3A.F.Ca.ET.080.04.2.1 genome contains the following window.
GCACCACGAACATCCGCAACCCGCAATATGCCCACTGGCTGCCTTTTCTCGGCATCGAGAACCGCTGCGTGGTGCCGGTGACGAGCTTCGCCGAGCCCTCGCCGACGCCGGGCGACAAGGATCCCGAAACCGGCGTGCAGAAGAATTTCTGGTTTGCGTTGCGTGAAGACCGACCGCTGTTCTTCTTCGCCGGCCTGTGGACGCCCTGGCACGGCGTGCGCAAGGTGAAGGAGGGCCCGGGCGACCACGAGCTCTACGGCTTCCTGACGACAAAACCCAACGCGCTGATCGCGCCGATCCACGAGAAGGCGATGCCGGTAATCCTGACCACGTCGGAGGAGACTGAGTTGTGGCTGACTGCGCCATGGTCGGAGGCGAAGAAGCTGCAGCGACCGGCGCCGGACGACGCGCTGGTGATCGTGAAAAAGCCGGCGACGCAGATCAAGTTTCCGGCCGAGCCGCCGGCGCAAGGGTCGTTGTTTTAGGGAGTATGGGCAGGAAATCGTCGGGGCGATGCCCTAAGGGATTTTGGCCTCAGCTCGACTTGCCTTCCAAGGCAGTGCGGATCCTGTCGTGGATGCATTTTAAGGATGGCCGAGTGGTGATGCCTGCCCTTGATCGGCCGGCAGGCTCACTTTCAGTTTCGCCGTCATAGGCGCATCGCATGACGTAATCCAGAATTACTGCGCTAACGGCAGCAGCAGGAATGTCTTTGATGGAAAAGGTACCTGCGCGAACTGGCAGGCCGTTAACAAAGCTCAATCCGCCAACGATGCAGTCCACTACCTGAGCATCCGACATTTTCCCGAAGCTGGGGTCCACCAGCACGAAGCCTGTTTCTGTCCAGCCAAAAGAAGTGTCCTTTCCAGCCATGCAGCCGTCGGAATTTCCGGTTCTCACTATTGCGTTGGCCACCCCATTGCTGGCCATCTCTGCTGCCAGTTGCTGTTGCCTTATGATGGGTTGCTGCAGGAAGCCGGGCATGATGATGACGTGGATGCTCGAGCCAAAGCTCGGCGGCCCTGTAGGATAGTCGACAGCCTGCCTTGATTGAAACTCGATCAGGGCGCGCCAGGCCAGTTTGGAATTGCCATGGAACCGGATATCTCGGTTGTTGGTGGAGAAGAGTGTCGGCGCTGACGTCTGGGGGAGAGAGTCCACATAGGCCAGGGCTGCTGCAAGATCAGACTTTGGGTAGACGCGAGACTCCATGGCAGAGCGAGACCATTTGCTGTAGCCAAATACAGCAACGGCCAGGAGCACCATTAATCCGAACTTTGCAAATAGCCGCTTCTCGTTGTCGTTGAGCGTGACTTTGTCGGAGGTCTCCATTTCTCACCAATAGCGTCGACTATTCCGACTTTCCATATGCTCTTGGGCCACCTGCAGTGCAAGACTGCCCCTACCCCCTCGCCTTCTGCAGCACCCAGATATAGCCCTTGGGCGGGTGATCCTGGTCGACGGTAGCAGTGGCCGCATTCGACGATGAGCAGCATGTTGGCCTTAGCCGCCCGGCCGGCGAAGCCGCGCGGAAACTGGACTAGTTCACGCGCCAGAGGAAATACGACCAGTCCGGCGTGTCGAAGGGCAAGGCGGTCCAGCGCGGCGACTGCATCGCCCGGTCGCTGACCACCAGGCCGCCCGGTGCCATCAACCCATCGATCAGCGCCGCCAGCCAGCCGGCCTGGGCGGCGTCGCGGGTGCGGTCCTCGCTGCCGAAATCGGCATGGGCCAGGACCGCGGGCGCGCAGCCGGACAAGGCGGACAGCGTTTCGCGGAACTCGCCCAGCACAAGGTCGGCACTGGCCGGCGCCGCTTCGGCCGGGGCGTGCAGGTCGCGGTCGAAGGCGATGATCCGGCGGTCCGGGAACAGCTTGCGCAGATGGCTGTAGGTGCGGCCCTTGCCCAGGCCGATCTCCAGCACCGGGCCGGGCAGGCCCCGTATCTCCTCAGCCGCCCGCTCCAGCGCCCGACGCTGGGTGGTGAGGCGGGCGATCATGCGGTCGAGGCGGCTGTCCATGGGGCGGCTCCGGGCAGGCTCGAGGGTGTCGAGGGTCGCCACTGTAGGTTCGGCCGGGGACGCCGTCGATCCCGAATGCGGCAAACCAAGCCTTGAACTCTTAAAGCGCGTCGCGCTGAAACGGATCCAGGCGACGCGCTTTTTGATGCATGTTGTTTTCGCAAAACCGCGGCACAGTTTTGCGCGACTTGCTGTAGGGCTATCGGACACAGCGCCTTGTTCTTGGAGATCCTCAAAATAGCCCGCGTCTTGAGCGATCGATACGCAGTTGGAAGGCATCTTGCGATTATCCCCTCGCCTTCTGCAGCACCCAGATGTAGCCCTTGGGCGGGTGATCCTGGTCGATGAACTGGGTCTTGATCTCGGTGTCCTTGCGGCCGCAGCGCTTGCAGCGGAAGCGGATCACTTCGAGCGGCTTGTTCCAGCCGACCACCTTGGCCACGTCGTTGGCCTTGAAGCGGCCGACATGGTAGCAGTGGCGGCATTCGACGATGAGCAGCATGTTGGCCTTGGCCGCCCGGCCGACGCTGTCCATGGGTCCGGCCATTTCTCATGTCCGGTCTGAATAATCCTCGGGCAGCGGCAACAGGCCGAGCCAGGCGGCGCGGAAATCGGGTTCCTGGCCCGCCACCGCGGCCATCACCTCGTGCAGCCTGTCCACCAACCCGTTGAGACGCCAATAGATTTCGCCATTGGCCTTGAGGTGAAGCTGCGCCGCCAGCACCGTCTCGCGCAGTTCCAGCGCGTCGCGAATGATTGCCTCCGCATCCGACTGGAACAATTTGTCGAAGCGGCTTTTCCGTCTGCCCAATGCGGCTCTCCCAATCCCGAGCAACCGCCCCATCTGCTGACAAAATAGGAACGCCTTCCTCGTGGAGTCAATTCGTTCTCGACATTTTTGTTCCCTTTTTGTTCACATGACGGTGCAAGCCAAGGAAACCGCCATGGACCACATCGTCGACAGCCGCCAGGAAGCCGCGCTCCAGGCGCTCGCTGAAGCCTTCATCGCGGAGCATAAGGGCGACGCGATGAGGGCGCTGAAGGAGATGATCGTGCTCAACGGACACCTGCAGGAACGGCTCGACGCGCGCTCCAGGCGCAAGGCTATGGGCGTCCCGCATTCGGACGCTCAGGCTGAGACGCAGCAGCATTCCTCATAAGCCGGTACGGCGCACACCCCGCGCCGTCCCGGACTGGTGTCTGCCGTCAGGCCGCTCGCAGGCTTTCCTTCGGACGCAGGTTCTGGTTCATGCGGAACAGGTTCTGCGGATCGTAGCGCTGCTTGATCTCGAGCAGTCGGCGATAATTGCCGCCATAGGCCGCTTCGATGCGGTCGACCTCGTCCTCCGGCATGAAGTTCACATAGGCCGTCCCGGCGGCATAGGGCTTCGAGGCTTCATAGATGCCGCGCGCCCACTCGATGCAGGCCCTGTCCATTTCCGGTTCGCGCCAGCGGGCGTGGACGTTCATCACGAAATGCGAGCTGCGCTGCGGAAACGCCGTTGCATCCGCCTTGACGCGCCTCGCCGCACCGCCGACATGGCCGAAGAATATCTCGCATTCGGGACCCGGAAGCCGCGATATCGCTTCCGTGGCGACCTCGGCCGCGCTGTCGGAAAGCTCCGTGAAGTCATGGCTCTTCCAGTAGTTGCGGGCGCCGGGCGCAAGCAGCGGATCGAAGGCCTGCTGCCAGCCGGTGAACGGATTGGGACCGACGACGTCGGCGATCGGCCGGCCGATGGTCCGAAGCCTTCGGGTCGCCGTTTCACCGGCCTCGATGTCGCCGCAATAGCACATGGCCAGCACCAGCACCTCTTTGCCGTGCCATTCGGCCGGCAGGAACGGCAGCGGCGGTGCTTGCCGCATGACCACCCAGCAGGTCAGTTCGTCGGGTGCGTCTTCGAGCGCCGCGCGATATTCGCGAAGCACGTTGCCGGCGTCGGCGAAGGGATGGACGACGAGACCGGACAATACCTGTGGTTGGAAACGGTGGAGTTGGAACTCGAACGCCGTGACGACGCCGAAATTGCCGCCGCCGCCGCGCAGCGCCCAGAACAGGTCCGCGTTCTCGCTCTCGCTGGCGCGCAGCAGCCTGCCGTCGGCAGTCACCACGTCCGCCGAAACGAGATTGTCGATGGTCAGCCCGTATTTGCGGGTGATCCAGCCGAAGCCGCCGCCCAGCGTCAGGCCGGCAATACCGGTGCTCGAGTTGATGCCGGTCGGCACCGCCAGACCGAAGGCCTGTGTTTCCCGGTCGACGTCGGCAAGCGTGGCGCCGGGTCCGACCCAGGCCCGCTGCCCCCCGACATCGACCCGCACCGACTTCATCAGCGACAGATCGATCACCATGCCGCCATCGCAGATAGCGGTGCCGGCGATGTTGTGGCCGCCGCCGCGCACGGAGACGAGCAGCCCGTTTTCGCGGGCGAAATTCACCGCTGTAACGACATCGGAGGCGCCGACGCAGCACACGATCAGACTCGGCCGCCGGTCGATCATCCCGTTCCAGATGCTGCGTGCGCCGTCATAGGCGGCATCACCTTCCCGCAGCACCGTGCCGCGTATTTGCGTCGAAAGCGTTTCCAGGGCGGCGGCAGCGACCGTCGTCTTGCCGCCGTCAAGGGCAGTGAAGCTCATGGCATTCATGATTTTCCTCCCAATTCTTGTTGATGAGCCCTCCTCCGGGAATTTTAGTGTGCGCTCATGTTAGGCGGGGCGCAAGTTTCGGCGGGCGGCGGGATCCGGCATTTCCAGCCTGGTGGCAGTTGCAGGCGGGCTTGCCGAGGTCCGCAGACGCCGGCAATTTGCCGGCGCACGACGCAATATTTCCATCCCTCAGGGGACCGAGGCTTCAGCGGGTGCTTGGAAGGCTCACCGGTGCGGAGCGCCGGGCGACGCCGCCATGACGGCGGCCAGCAACAGCAGCCGCGCGCCGTCGATTGCGTGGGCGGGCTCGACATATTCGGCTTCGTTGTGGCTCAGGCCGTCGCGGCATGGCACGAAGATCATCGCGGCCGGCGCCACCCGGGCGAGGAACAGCGCGTCATGGAAGGCACCCGAAATCATCTGCCGGTGCGGCAACTGCAGAGCGTTGGCGGCTTGCTGTATGATCTTGACCATGTCTGAGGAAAACGCGGCTCCCGGCATGTCGAAGGAACGTGCGATCCTCGTCACGCAGTGCTGCGCCTCGGCCTCGGCCGTACAGACCCGGCGCACCTCGGCCTCGATGGCATCCAGCCGCTCCGGCTCTGGATGGCGCAGGTCGACGGTGAAGACCACGTCCTGAGGTATGGCATTGATCGATCCCGGACTGGCGGCGATGCGTCCCACAGTGAGCCGCGCGCTAGTGTCGAGCGGCATGATCGTTTGCTGCAGCCTGTGCATCGCCGCGGCGGCGGCAACCATCGGATCCCGGCGATAGGCAAGGCCGGTCGTCCCGGCGTGGCCGGCGGCTCCCTCGATGGCGACTTCCAGCCAACGTGTGCCCTGGACCGCGGTGACGACACCGATCGGCAGCCCCTCCTTTTCCAGCGATGGCCCTTGTTCGATGTGGAGCTCGATATATCCCGATATCGGCATGCCGATCGGACGAAGCCTTGCCTCGGGCAAGGCGGCAATGGTCGCCTGGAGCTCCCTCGCAAGGGATGCGCCGTCACTGCCGACGATTGAATCCCAGCCCGAAACGTCGGCGCCGGCAAATGCCATGGAGCCCATGACGCCGGGCGCGAACCGGCTGCCCTCTTCATTGGCCCAGGCGACGACCTCGATCGGCATTGTGGTCTCGAGCTTCGCGTCCGCCACCGCCTCGAGCGCCTCGAATGCGGAAAGCGTGCCGAGCGCCCCATCGAAGCGCCCGCCCGTCGGCTGGCTGTCGAGATGGCTGCCGATCAGCAGCGGGGGAAGCGCGGGGTCCGAACCCTCCCGGCGGACGAAGAGATTCGCCATCCCGTCCTGAAAGACGGTGAAGCCGCGCTCGAGCGCCAGTTCGGTCAGCAGGCGCCGCGCCTTGCGGTCCTCGACGCTGAACGCCTGCCGGTTGACGCCACCGGCCGGTGTCGCTCCGATCCGGGCGAAGGCATCGAGCCGCCCGAGCAGACGCTGGCCATCGATCTCCGGCACCAAGGTCACCGCTTCAGGCCGCCGATGAAGGCTATCACCCGCTGAGGATCGACCTGGTTCCACCAGACGCCGTCATGTTTCAGCGAACTGGCGACGATGACGCCGTCGACGATATCGAGGATGTCGTTGACGTTTTCGAGCGTCACGCCACTGCCGACCAGGGTCGGCAATCCGGCTGCTTCCTTGATCATGCTGATATAGCCGAGGTCGGCGGCGTGGCCGGTGCGCTGGCCGGTGGCGATCACCGCGTCGGCATCGAAGAAGGCCAGATCCTTCACCTGTTCCTCGATCGGCCGGTCACCGACTATGGCGTGCGCACCATGTTTGACATGCGCGTCGGCGAAGATGCGAATGCCGTTGGCGCGGAGCCTGGCGCGGAAGCGCATGGCGCGCGCCGCTTCCCCCTCGACAAAACCTTCATTGGCGACGTAGGCGTTGGCCCATTGGTTGACGCGAATGAAGGATGCGCCCGAGGCGCTGGCGATCGACAGCGCGGGAATGGCGGCGTTGGCGAGCACGTTGATGCCGATCGGCCGGCCGAGCTCACGGCGGATGCGATCCGAGACGACGGACATGTAGGCGGCGGTTTCCGGCCCGACGTCGTCCGGCTTGGCAAACGGCACATCGCCATGGTTCTCGACGATCACGCCGTCGCAACCGCCCTCGAGATAGGCGCGCGCGTCGTCGAGGCCGCGTTTGTAGATGGCCTCGACCGCCTCGCCATCATAGCGCGGAGCACCCGGCAATGGTGCCAGATGGACGACGCCGATCACCACCTTGCGCCGGCCGAAGATCGATTGCAGCACGTCATGCGCGGCACGGCCGACGGGCTTGGGACCAATGGGTTTGCGACCAACCGGTTGTTGTGTCATGCGTTTTGAACCTGACCCGTTTCCATGAGCATTTTCATCTCCTGCCTGGTGGGGCAGGACCCGAGCGTGCCTGGGCGCCCGACGGAGATGGCAGCGGCGCGGACGGCGATGCGCGCCGCCGCCGCCAGATCCATGCCGCATGCCAGGCAGCCGGCCAGGCAGCCGCAAAAAACGTCGCCGGCGCCGCTGGTGTCTGCGACGGCCACTTTGGGAGCCGCCAGCATCTCGATCCTCGCCTCGCCGTCAGCGACCAGGCAGCCGGATGCGCCAAGGGTCACGATCGCGCCGGCGGCACCCTTGCGGATCAATTCGCGAGCCGCCATGGCGGGATCGCTGTATCCGGTCAGCTGCGCGGCCTCGACTGTGTTGATCACAACCAGGCTGACGCTATCGAGAGGCGGCGCGTGACCGGCCGCGAGCGGGCTGGGATTGAAGATCGTCACAGCCCCGGCCCCGCGCATCGCCCGCAGGCATGCGGCTGTTGCATCCTCACCAAGATTGCCCTGCATCACCCCGATGTCGCCGGGCTCGATCGAGGACAGGAAGCCATCCTCGGCCAAGGGATCGAAAGCGGCCGCGCAGCTCGCCCCGGTGACGATGAGGTTCTCACCGCCCGGCTCGACCATGATCGTCGAACGGTCGCTGGGCAGCGGCAGCGTCGTCAGGTAGCCGATGTCGAGATAGCGGCTCAACTGCTCGCTGATCCACGCTCCGGCCGCATCGTTGCCGATGGCGGCCCGGAACCGAACATCCGCTCCACAGCGCGCGGCGGCCACCGCCTGGTTCGCGCCCTTGCCTCCCAGCCCGTCGGCATGGCTGGAGGCGTTCAGTGTCTCGCCCGGTTGCGGAAACCTGTCCAGCCGAAACGTCGTATCGATGCAGACATTGCCGACGACATGGACGCGCATGGCTAGTCCCTGGCCGTTGCCCAGCCCAGCATCTGTTCGAACAGCGTCCTGTAGCCATTCCAGGCGACGAAGCCCGGCGGCAGCCAGTGCGGGCCGACATCCGAGGTCCAGGCGACTGTGCGGCCCTTGCCGTATGTGCCGGTCACCAGCAGCGGCAGCGAGCCGTAATCCGAAGACACGGTGGCCAGCACTTCCGCGCCGTCCTTGACCTTGACCTCGTTGAAGCCGAGCAGGATCGGCCAGTCCTTGCCGAGCCCCCTGAGGATCGGATGGCTGTCGGGGCCGACGATCACCGGAGCGTAGCCCTCCGGCACCTCGACGCGGTCGTCCACCGTCAGGCAGGAGACAGGCAGGACATCCTCGACGGGCGTCTTGTGGTAGCGTGCGCCGCCATTGATGCCCTGGAAACTGTAGTAGCCGCCGAACATCAGAAGGCCGCCGCCATTGCCGACATAGTCTCGCAACAGGCGGAGCCGGTTCGGGGTCGGCCTGGAATGGACCCAGGTGTCCG
Protein-coding sequences here:
- a CDS encoding glutamine amidotransferase, with amino-acid sequence MSKKKVLLAGESWVSTATHIKGFDQFPTVTYHTGADELLAALKDGPFDVTFMPAHEAQRNFPQTMDALSAYDAVVLSDLGANTLLLHPDTWVHSRPTPNRLRLLRDYVGNGGGLLMFGGYYSFQGINGGARYHKTPVEDVLPVSCLTVDDRVEVPEGYAPVIVGPDSHPILRGLGKDWPILLGFNEVKVKDGAEVLATVSSDYGSLPLLVTGTYGKGRTVAWTSDVGPHWLPPGFVAWNGYRTLFEQMLGWATARD
- a CDS encoding class I SAM-dependent methyltransferase → MDSRLDRMIARLTTQRRALERAAEEIRGLPGPVLEIGLGKGRTYSHLRKLFPDRRIIAFDRDLHAPAEAAPASADLVLGEFRETLSALSGCAPAVLAHADFGSEDRTRDAAQAGWLAALIDGLMAPGGLVVSDRAMQSPRWTALPFDTPDWSYFLWRVN
- a CDS encoding SOS response-associated peptidase, producing the protein MCNLYNITTSQQAIRQWTRALRDISGNLEPSLDIYPNQAAPVVRNAADGSRELARLRWGMPTPADRVRGNADSGTTNIRNPQYAHWLPFLGIENRCVVPVTSFAEPSPTPGDKDPETGVQKNFWFALREDRPLFFFAGLWTPWHGVRKVKEGPGDHELYGFLTTKPNALIAPIHEKAMPVILTTSEETELWLTAPWSEAKKLQRPAPDDALVIVKKPATQIKFPAEPPAQGSLF
- a CDS encoding BtpA/SgcQ family protein: MTQQPVGRKPIGPKPVGRAAHDVLQSIFGRRKVVIGVVHLAPLPGAPRYDGEAVEAIYKRGLDDARAYLEGGCDGVIVENHGDVPFAKPDDVGPETAAYMSVVSDRIRRELGRPIGINVLANAAIPALSIASASGASFIRVNQWANAYVANEGFVEGEAARAMRFRARLRANGIRIFADAHVKHGAHAIVGDRPIEEQVKDLAFFDADAVIATGQRTGHAADLGYISMIKEAAGLPTLVGSGVTLENVNDILDIVDGVIVASSLKHDGVWWNQVDPQRVIAFIGGLKR
- a CDS encoding Zn-dependent hydrolase, with protein sequence MTLVPEIDGQRLLGRLDAFARIGATPAGGVNRQAFSVEDRKARRLLTELALERGFTVFQDGMANLFVRREGSDPALPPLLIGSHLDSQPTGGRFDGALGTLSAFEALEAVADAKLETTMPIEVVAWANEEGSRFAPGVMGSMAFAGADVSGWDSIVGSDGASLARELQATIAALPEARLRPIGMPISGYIELHIEQGPSLEKEGLPIGVVTAVQGTRWLEVAIEGAAGHAGTTGLAYRRDPMVAAAAAMHRLQQTIMPLDTSARLTVGRIAASPGSINAIPQDVVFTVDLRHPEPERLDAIEAEVRRVCTAEAEAQHCVTRIARSFDMPGAAFSSDMVKIIQQAANALQLPHRQMISGAFHDALFLARVAPAAMIFVPCRDGLSHNEAEYVEPAHAIDGARLLLLAAVMAASPGAPHR
- a CDS encoding ribokinase, giving the protein MRVHVVGNVCIDTTFRLDRFPQPGETLNASSHADGLGGKGANQAVAAARCGADVRFRAAIGNDAAGAWISEQLSRYLDIGYLTTLPLPSDRSTIMVEPGGENLIVTGASCAAAFDPLAEDGFLSSIEPGDIGVMQGNLGEDATAACLRAMRGAGAVTIFNPSPLAAGHAPPLDSVSLVVINTVEAAQLTGYSDPAMAARELIRKGAAGAIVTLGASGCLVADGEARIEMLAAPKVAVADTSGAGDVFCGCLAGCLACGMDLAAAARIAVRAAAISVGRPGTLGSCPTRQEMKMLMETGQVQNA
- a CDS encoding FAD-binding oxidoreductase, which encodes MNAMSFTALDGGKTTVAAAALETLSTQIRGTVLREGDAAYDGARSIWNGMIDRRPSLIVCCVGASDVVTAVNFARENGLLVSVRGGGHNIAGTAICDGGMVIDLSLMKSVRVDVGGQRAWVGPGATLADVDRETQAFGLAVPTGINSSTGIAGLTLGGGFGWITRKYGLTIDNLVSADVVTADGRLLRASESENADLFWALRGGGGNFGVVTAFEFQLHRFQPQVLSGLVVHPFADAGNVLREYRAALEDAPDELTCWVVMRQAPPLPFLPAEWHGKEVLVLAMCYCGDIEAGETATRRLRTIGRPIADVVGPNPFTGWQQAFDPLLAPGARNYWKSHDFTELSDSAAEVATEAISRLPGPECEIFFGHVGGAARRVKADATAFPQRSSHFVMNVHARWREPEMDRACIEWARGIYEASKPYAAGTAYVNFMPEDEVDRIEAAYGGNYRRLLEIKQRYDPQNLFRMNQNLRPKESLRAA